Proteins from a single region of Candidatus Scalindua japonica:
- a CDS encoding cold-shock protein, whose product MPTGTVKWFNDSKGYGFISQDDGDDVFVHHTSIQGEGFKSLAEGDKVDFELVKDEKGFKASNVVKL is encoded by the coding sequence ATGCCGACCGGTACAGTCAAGTGGTTTAACGATTCAAAGGGTTATGGTTTTATTTCTCAGGATGATGGTGATGATGTTTTTGTGCATCATACTTCAATCCAGGGTGAGGGTTTCAAGAGCCTTGCAGAAGGGGACAAAGTAGATTTTGAGCTTGTTAAAGACGAAAAAGGCTTTAAGGCCTCAAATGTTGTCAAATTATAA
- a CDS encoding class I SAM-dependent methyltransferase encodes MPENNQRETAYAFNSSDIIATYDLDMDVWHPNRKHMASIACEVLPFDRYKKIQILDLGVGTGYLTHKIIEMFPHASVVAIDAAGMMIDKAKIRLKAQLGQITFKTSTFQELSEKTKNIIGLDAVVSAFALHHLLRDEKLKLFKYVHSILKPDGWFINCDIFNAVNPANEALYRRLLYKGTQERSRSMKNEEKTLEYIESEYTTKEKRDGDNPLSITEETQLLIKAGFSMVDCFWKEYREAIYGGKK; translated from the coding sequence ATGCCTGAAAATAACCAGAGAGAGACAGCATACGCTTTTAATAGCAGTGATATTATCGCGACATATGATTTGGATATGGATGTCTGGCATCCAAATCGTAAACACATGGCATCAATTGCCTGCGAAGTACTACCTTTTGATAGATATAAAAAAATACAAATTCTAGACCTTGGTGTGGGTACCGGTTATCTCACTCATAAAATAATTGAGATGTTTCCACATGCTTCTGTTGTTGCAATAGACGCTGCAGGAATGATGATCGATAAGGCAAAGATAAGGCTTAAGGCGCAATTGGGACAGATCACATTCAAAACATCAACCTTTCAGGAATTATCTGAAAAAACAAAAAATATTATTGGGTTGGATGCAGTAGTTTCTGCTTTCGCACTCCATCATTTACTGAGAGATGAAAAGCTGAAACTATTTAAATATGTTCACTCAATACTCAAACCAGATGGTTGGTTTATCAATTGTGACATTTTTAATGCCGTTAATCCTGCGAATGAAGCGCTGTATCGTCGCTTGCTATACAAAGGGACGCAAGAGAGATCCCGAAGTATGAAGAATGAGGAGAAAACTTTGGAATATATTGAGTCTGAATATACAACAAAGGAAAAAAGAGATGGTGATAATCCTCTTTCCATTACAGAAGAGACTCAACTCCTTATAAAAGCAGGATTTTCCATGGTAGATTGTTTCTGGAAAGAGTATCGGGAAGCCATATACGGAGGTAAAAAGTAA
- a CDS encoding 3'-5' exonuclease — protein MNDIFVAIDFETADRCRDSACALGMVRVESGKIVQKEHRFIRPPRKHFEFTYIHGITWDMVASEPDFRELWPSMKSLLNGADFIAAHNASFDRSVLNACCEKSDILPPSIPFECTVTLARKEFGIFPTKLPDVCRYLDIPLNHHDALSDARACAEIVIAVSSVSETDKHSFK, from the coding sequence ATGAATGATATTTTTGTTGCCATAGATTTTGAAACTGCTGATCGTTGCAGAGACAGTGCCTGTGCTCTGGGCATGGTCCGGGTTGAATCTGGAAAAATCGTTCAAAAAGAGCATCGGTTTATTCGTCCACCGAGAAAGCATTTCGAATTTACCTACATACATGGAATCACATGGGATATGGTAGCTTCGGAACCGGATTTCAGGGAGTTATGGCCATCAATGAAAAGCCTGTTAAATGGCGCAGATTTTATCGCCGCGCATAATGCATCCTTTGACCGCTCCGTGTTAAACGCCTGCTGTGAAAAATCAGATATTTTGCCACCATCAATTCCGTTTGAATGTACAGTAACGTTGGCAAGGAAGGAATTTGGGATATTTCCGACAAAGTTACCGGATGTATGCCGGTATTTAGACATCCCGTTAAATCATCATGACGCTTTGTCGGATGCAAGAGCATGTGCTGAAATTGTAATTGCAGTGTCTAGTGTCAGTGAAACAGATAAACATTCATTCAAGTGA
- a CDS encoding Smr/MutS family protein, whose translation MAKLKLDLHEICKNGKLIEKELNRVIEEACKKRIALVEIVPGKGSGQLKKTVLRFLERPDIKNQYHRINKDRKNFGRVFVHFKH comes from the coding sequence ATGGCAAAACTAAAACTGGATTTGCATGAAATATGTAAAAATGGAAAATTGATTGAAAAAGAGCTCAATCGTGTAATAGAGGAAGCCTGCAAAAAAAGGATTGCTCTCGTGGAAATCGTTCCCGGAAAAGGGAGTGGTCAGCTAAAGAAAACTGTCCTGCGCTTCCTTGAACGTCCTGACATTAAAAACCAGTATCACCGTATTAATAAGGACCGTAAAAACTTTGGAAGGGTATTTGTTCATTTTAAGCATTAA
- a CDS encoding DEAD/DEAH box helicase: MKFSELGIPSDILKSLETMGYEDMTPVQEAAYPIISDGHDLCALAETGSGKTAACAIPLIQKVDPELNAIQGLVIVPTRELCIQYVTEIQKISKKTNVIPFAVYGGFDKDIDIAKLKHGVHILVATPGRLLDYLYSGVLSFKHVKCAILDEADELLKVGFLEDIEFIMSCILHEHQTLLFSATMPEDIKTLAHDCLRDPKHISLITERKAPESIDHYFTYHHPKEKQAALVKYLNEEDVKQVLIFCNARHMVDKLFSSIRKDFEDVGYIHAGLSQDKRSSVFRQFKNMKIRYLLASDVAGRGLDFSHVSHVVNWSLPRGKELYTHRTGRTGRMGKKGKALTFITRHELSDLRELINRNKISPYWLGKDPLQKGSTPQGRKTRKRPFRPNRGMGKKVAKP, from the coding sequence ATGAAATTCAGTGAACTTGGCATTCCTTCCGATATTCTAAAATCTCTTGAGACAATGGGATATGAAGATATGACCCCTGTTCAGGAGGCCGCCTATCCGATCATTTCAGATGGACATGATCTTTGTGCTCTTGCTGAAACAGGATCGGGAAAGACTGCCGCCTGTGCTATACCACTCATACAGAAAGTTGATCCTGAGCTCAACGCAATTCAGGGACTTGTAATTGTTCCGACACGTGAGTTGTGCATACAGTATGTAACAGAGATACAGAAGATTTCGAAAAAAACCAATGTTATTCCATTTGCTGTTTATGGGGGGTTCGACAAAGATATAGATATTGCCAAGCTTAAGCATGGCGTGCATATACTGGTAGCAACACCTGGTAGGCTTCTGGATTATCTGTACAGTGGAGTACTCTCATTTAAGCATGTGAAATGTGCCATTCTTGATGAAGCGGATGAGCTTCTCAAGGTAGGGTTTCTCGAAGATATTGAATTCATCATGTCATGTATCCTTCATGAGCATCAGACCCTTCTTTTCTCCGCGACTATGCCTGAAGATATTAAAACACTAGCTCATGACTGTTTGCGTGATCCCAAACATATTTCGCTTATTACAGAAAGGAAAGCACCGGAAAGTATTGATCACTATTTTACCTATCACCACCCAAAAGAGAAGCAGGCAGCTCTAGTCAAGTATCTTAATGAGGAGGATGTTAAGCAGGTGCTTATTTTCTGTAATGCCCGTCACATGGTTGATAAACTGTTCAGTTCTATCCGGAAGGATTTTGAAGATGTTGGCTATATACACGCAGGGCTCAGCCAGGACAAACGTTCTTCGGTTTTCAGGCAATTCAAAAATATGAAAATCCGGTACCTTCTTGCCAGTGATGTTGCAGGGAGAGGTCTTGACTTTTCGCATGTTTCGCATGTTGTCAACTGGAGTTTGCCGCGAGGGAAAGAACTATATACGCACCGAACGGGACGTACCGGAAGAATGGGTAAAAAGGGAAAGGCTTTGACATTTATAACCAGGCATGAGCTTTCTGATCTTCGTGAGCTGATTAACAGAAATAAAATATCTCCATACTGGCTAGGCAAAGATCCGCTCCAAAAGGGTAGCACACCTCAAGGAAGAAAAACAAGAAAAAGGCCTTTTCGTCCAAACCGTGGCATGGGAAAGAAAGTGGCTAAACCCTAA
- a CDS encoding GIY-YIG nuclease family protein translates to MNNWFLYLIRCKNGSLYTGITIDVERRFEEHERNDKKGSKYLRGKAPLKLVLKKRVGDKSSALKVEAKVKKLPKIKKELLVDGKIKMREIKKEI, encoded by the coding sequence ATGAATAACTGGTTTTTGTATTTGATTAGATGTAAAAATGGGAGCTTGTATACAGGCATCACTATTGATGTGGAAAGAAGATTTGAAGAGCACGAGAGAAATGATAAAAAAGGATCAAAATACTTACGAGGAAAAGCCCCTTTAAAACTGGTCCTGAAAAAGAGGGTTGGAGACAAGAGTTCGGCACTGAAGGTTGAAGCAAAAGTAAAAAAACTTCCAAAAATCAAAAAAGAGTTGCTGGTAGATGGTAAGATTAAGATGCGGGAAATAAAGAAGGAAATATGA
- a CDS encoding SPL family radical SAM protein yields MKVVHKERKSSVLSPSTLKCLDNIPTINLTAGCAHLCSYCYARGYSNYPGDGTIVLYANLVEKLENELSRKRRLPKFVYFSSSCDAFQPVKQVLDAAYSVMALLLRKGIGVSFLTKGRIPDRFIALFKSHSNKVNAHIGMTTLNKQFQKRIEPHAATPGTRLKNISALAEIGILPEIRFDPLIPGLTDSAGNLGPLLKIVGKVGIKSAGLNYLFLRPIINRNLSEELGHTKIMEKITQAFRDKVDMRLLSSKSRVNALNLDFRLKKYESISLLAKQYDIETYVCGYKNPDVSDDLTCKNVWQKYFDKKTRQY; encoded by the coding sequence ATGAAAGTAGTCCATAAAGAGCGAAAATCCAGTGTGCTCTCTCCATCGACTCTTAAGTGTCTTGATAATATACCAACCATTAACCTTACTGCCGGATGCGCACATCTCTGCTCATATTGCTACGCTAGAGGATATTCGAATTATCCGGGAGACGGGACAATTGTATTGTACGCCAACCTGGTCGAAAAACTTGAAAATGAATTAAGCCGTAAAAGGAGACTGCCGAAATTTGTATACTTCAGCTCTTCATGTGATGCGTTTCAACCGGTAAAACAGGTTTTAGATGCTGCTTATAGTGTAATGGCTCTTTTGCTGCGGAAAGGTATTGGGGTAAGTTTTCTTACGAAAGGGCGTATCCCGGATAGATTTATTGCCTTGTTTAAATCACATAGTAATAAAGTCAATGCGCATATAGGGATGACGACTTTAAACAAACAGTTTCAAAAAAGGATTGAGCCACATGCGGCAACACCCGGTACCAGATTAAAAAATATAAGTGCTTTAGCCGAAATAGGGATACTGCCTGAAATAAGGTTCGATCCATTAATTCCCGGATTGACAGATTCTGCCGGCAATCTCGGTCCGTTGTTAAAGATTGTAGGTAAAGTGGGTATAAAAAGTGCAGGTCTTAATTATCTGTTTCTCAGGCCAATCATAAACAGAAATCTTTCTGAGGAACTAGGTCACACAAAAATCATGGAAAAAATCACTCAGGCTTTCCGCGATAAAGTTGACATGCGGCTTCTGTCCAGTAAGTCCAGGGTCAATGCCTTAAATCTGGACTTCAGGTTGAAAAAGTATGAGAGTATATCGTTATTAGCAAAACAGTACGATATAGAGACATATGTATGCGGCTACAAAAACCCTGATGTTTCAGATGATTTAACATGTAAGAATGTATGGCAGAAGTATTTTGACAAGAAGACACGTCAATATTAG
- the hemL gene encoding glutamate-1-semialdehyde 2,1-aminomutase: MLTVEKSKNAFSEALKSIPGSVNSPVRAFGAVGGDPLFIESGHGCYLNDIDGNRYIDYVLSWGPLILGHLDKSVVKALKEVLKKGTSFGAPTELETHLAQLVKDAMPSIEKIRMVNSGTEATMSAIRLARGYTRRDIVIKFDGCYHGHVDGLLVQAGSGATTLGVPTSPGVPEDYVKNTLTMPYNNLDIVKEVCREKGESVACIIIEAVAGNMGVIPPKKGYLKGLREIADKYGIVLIFDEVMTGFRVSHGGVQALQKVTPDLTTLGKVIGGGLPVGAYGGKAEIMDCISPTGPVYQAGTLSGNPMAMASGIATLEKLKKRGVYTKLERNSKRLAEGLKRSAEEAGIPTYHTRVGSMMCTFFSEGEVTDYESAKKCDTERYASYFHGMLEKGVYLAPSQFEAAFISTVHSEEDIDATIAASCQVMKTLKK, translated from the coding sequence ATGCTAACTGTTGAAAAGTCAAAAAATGCGTTCAGTGAGGCCCTTAAAAGTATTCCCGGCAGTGTGAACAGCCCGGTAAGGGCTTTTGGGGCAGTAGGGGGCGATCCTCTTTTTATAGAATCGGGCCATGGTTGCTATCTTAATGATATCGATGGCAATAGATATATTGATTATGTGCTTTCCTGGGGTCCGCTGATTTTAGGGCACCTTGATAAGTCTGTCGTAAAAGCTTTGAAGGAGGTCCTGAAGAAAGGTACGAGCTTTGGTGCTCCGACGGAACTGGAAACGCATCTGGCCCAGCTCGTAAAAGATGCTATGCCTTCAATCGAGAAGATCCGGATGGTTAATTCCGGAACAGAGGCGACAATGAGTGCTATTCGCCTGGCAAGGGGTTATACCAGGAGAGATATTGTTATTAAGTTTGATGGTTGTTATCACGGACACGTAGATGGCCTTCTTGTACAGGCTGGCTCGGGGGCGACTACATTAGGTGTTCCGACAAGCCCTGGTGTTCCGGAAGATTATGTAAAAAATACATTAACAATGCCTTATAATAATCTTGACATCGTAAAGGAAGTATGTCGGGAAAAGGGTGAAAGTGTTGCATGTATAATAATAGAGGCTGTTGCAGGGAATATGGGGGTTATTCCGCCCAAAAAAGGATATTTAAAGGGGTTAAGAGAAATTGCGGATAAATATGGTATTGTACTGATTTTCGATGAAGTAATGACAGGATTCAGGGTTTCTCATGGGGGAGTGCAGGCGCTGCAAAAAGTAACCCCCGATTTAACTACTCTTGGTAAAGTAATTGGAGGTGGATTGCCGGTAGGGGCATATGGCGGCAAAGCGGAGATAATGGATTGTATATCGCCAACCGGTCCAGTATATCAGGCGGGAACGTTATCAGGAAATCCGATGGCAATGGCTTCCGGCATTGCTACTCTGGAAAAGCTGAAAAAGAGGGGTGTTTATACTAAGCTGGAGAGAAACTCAAAGAGGCTGGCTGAAGGTCTGAAAAGATCTGCCGAAGAGGCAGGTATCCCAACATATCATACACGTGTTGGATCGATGATGTGTACGTTTTTCAGTGAGGGGGAAGTGACAGACTATGAGTCTGCTAAAAAATGCGATACTGAACGATATGCATCTTATTTCCATGGCATGCTGGAAAAAGGGGTATACCTCGCGCCTTCTCAGTTTGAGGCTGCTTTTATTTCAACCGTGCATAGTGAAGAGGATATTGACGCGACAATCGCTGCCAGTTGTCAAGTTATGAAGACTTTAAAGAAATGA
- a CDS encoding AtpZ/AtpI family protein, with protein MNLDDSRSTFRALGLTSSLGFVMAACLAGGYFGGRYLDSKLGTEPWLLIASLLLCLTAGVVEICNVLKKAIKEIEEKDKEN; from the coding sequence TTGAATCTTGATGATTCCAGAAGCACATTTCGTGCCTTGGGGCTTACCAGTAGTTTAGGGTTTGTGATGGCCGCCTGCCTTGCGGGCGGATATTTTGGAGGGCGTTATCTGGATTCGAAGCTTGGTACAGAACCATGGCTTCTAATTGCTTCGCTTCTGCTATGCTTAACTGCAGGAGTTGTAGAAATCTGTAATGTGCTGAAGAAGGCGATTAAGGAAATTGAAGAAAAAGATAAGGAAAATTGA
- a CDS encoding ATP synthase subunit I: MDLYNKSQKLLTVKKNFVKQAFYTTLFVSVLMILISFRYKSFDITLSLAIGIVISFCTSLALWQFIKYMFQGLNPETFADIGAQSANKGSTTKSMLFAFMGTGKILVLALVFYLIFEYLPIHLLAFFIGISIVQMVVLSMVVSMVLVNFLNKAKHDGTEYKENDSSEHDVSLDIKSDSVSNIHTHQIVENAL, translated from the coding sequence ATGGATTTGTATAATAAATCACAAAAACTGCTAACAGTTAAGAAGAATTTTGTAAAACAGGCATTTTACACGACGCTGTTTGTGTCGGTATTGATGATACTGATTTCTTTCCGCTACAAATCATTCGACATTACCCTTAGTCTTGCAATTGGTATTGTCATCAGTTTTTGTACATCGCTTGCATTGTGGCAATTTATAAAATATATGTTTCAGGGGCTTAATCCTGAAACATTTGCTGATATAGGGGCGCAATCTGCGAACAAGGGATCTACAACAAAGTCAATGTTGTTTGCCTTTATGGGTACCGGAAAGATACTGGTGTTGGCCTTGGTATTTTATCTTATCTTTGAATATCTACCAATTCACCTATTGGCCTTTTTTATAGGTATTTCAATAGTACAGATGGTAGTGCTTTCAATGGTCGTAAGCATGGTTTTAGTAAATTTTCTCAATAAGGCCAAACATGATGGTACCGAGTACAAAGAGAACGATTCTTCAGAACATGATGTAAGTTTAGATATTAAATCAGATTCTGTTTCGAATATTCATACTCATCAGATAGTTGAGAATGCTTTATAG
- the atpB gene encoding F0F1 ATP synthase subunit A, with the protein MTEETHGSSSGGVPELPTFFDLLPIDKHAEIFGLTLHQLLPIVMSMMIIALLGIFSMIATSNLKKIPGGVQAILELLVEALDGFVKSILGKMSDKFLPFVGTLFLYILIMNLIGQIPLLHSPTTNYNTTLALTLLVFVATHYYGLKHNGPVKYVKHMMGEPRWMSPMLFPLHIISEFLTRPLSLSMRLYGNLMGGHTVLSIFIGLSPLLLGLIPIPIHFPFVLLDLLLASLQAFIFAFLASFYIAGSIGEKHL; encoded by the coding sequence TTGACAGAAGAGACACATGGCAGTTCTAGTGGGGGTGTACCTGAGCTTCCTACATTTTTTGATTTGCTGCCTATAGATAAACATGCTGAAATATTCGGGCTTACACTTCACCAGCTGCTTCCGATTGTCATGTCAATGATGATTATTGCGTTACTTGGTATTTTTTCAATGATTGCAACGAGTAATCTGAAGAAAATACCGGGAGGAGTGCAGGCAATTCTTGAGCTTTTAGTGGAAGCACTTGACGGTTTTGTGAAATCAATTCTTGGGAAGATGTCAGATAAGTTTCTGCCTTTTGTAGGTACTCTATTCTTATATATTCTGATAATGAACCTCATAGGCCAGATTCCGTTGCTGCATTCTCCAACGACAAACTATAATACAACACTGGCGCTTACCTTACTGGTATTTGTTGCCACTCATTATTACGGACTCAAACATAACGGGCCGGTAAAATACGTTAAGCACATGATGGGAGAGCCACGTTGGATGTCTCCAATGCTGTTTCCTCTGCATATTATATCAGAGTTCTTGACACGTCCGTTATCTCTTTCAATGCGTCTTTACGGGAATTTGATGGGAGGGCATACGGTTCTCTCGATATTTATAGGACTTTCTCCTTTATTACTTGGTTTGATTCCTATACCGATACATTTCCCGTTTGTTTTATTGGATTTACTATTAGCATCACTCCAAGCCTTTATTTTCGCGTTCTTGGCTAGTTTTTATATAGCGGGCTCAATTGGAGAGAAACATTTATAA
- the atpE gene encoding ATP synthase F0 subunit C — protein MIYFACVAIAIGMLAFASFGCGIGQGIAVHGASTSVARQPELFGKIQMLMFIGLGFIEALAIYSLVLSFILLGKLPDAASVLKVLSH, from the coding sequence ATGATTTATTTTGCGTGTGTAGCAATTGCAATTGGTATGCTGGCTTTTGCCTCTTTTGGTTGTGGAATAGGCCAGGGGATTGCAGTCCATGGAGCTTCAACTTCAGTAGCAAGGCAGCCAGAGCTTTTTGGGAAGATTCAGATGCTTATGTTCATCGGTCTGGGATTTATTGAAGCGCTGGCAATCTACTCGCTTGTTCTGTCGTTTATTCTGCTCGGGAAATTGCCGGATGCAGCTTCAGTTTTAAAAGTGCTTTCACATTAA
- the atpF gene encoding F0F1 ATP synthase subunit B — protein MGNLLEALGVNFKMVFIQAVGFLILLVLMKKFLFGRIKEIIKSRADEIKDTYKKSEDDRAEAARLKEEYQQKAVKADEAAEAKIQAAVDKAKDVGGKMLEEAHQAVADEKAKAHKNIDMERKKALAEVRNQVVDLTILSTSRLIKQSTKRETAEKLVDDVIKGVGALS, from the coding sequence GTGGGGAATTTATTAGAAGCATTAGGCGTTAATTTTAAAATGGTCTTCATCCAGGCAGTAGGTTTTCTGATACTATTGGTGTTGATGAAGAAATTTCTCTTCGGCAGGATTAAAGAAATAATAAAATCCAGGGCTGATGAGATAAAAGACACGTACAAGAAAAGTGAAGATGACAGGGCAGAAGCTGCAAGACTTAAGGAAGAGTATCAGCAGAAAGCGGTTAAGGCTGATGAGGCTGCTGAGGCAAAGATTCAGGCTGCAGTAGATAAGGCGAAGGACGTTGGTGGCAAAATGTTGGAAGAGGCACATCAAGCTGTCGCAGATGAAAAAGCCAAAGCCCACAAGAATATCGATATGGAAAGAAAGAAGGCGCTGGCAGAAGTCAGAAATCAGGTTGTGGATTTGACAATTCTTTCAACTTCCAGATTGATCAAACAGTCGACAAAACGTGAAACAGCAGAAAAATTAGTGGATGATGTTATTAAGGGAGTGGGGGCGCTGTCTTGA